The following are from one region of the Streptomyces fradiae genome:
- a CDS encoding glycoside hydrolase family 31 protein — MDGRGLVRSVRVMGSVQGLRGVRAAWRQRRTDARALPRRGAERARVPGPVDGVEPAPGGGTVRFARSELRISVSAGGTVFWGWDGAGPLPSYGLAGEPPEPDPRAVLEPDTDGGWRVVSERVTVAVSRHGAVEVRTPGGVVLRRDLPPRWWEPVRDGTAEAGAARWVQRSEVPADARFFGLGGRAAGPRLRDGSYRLWNTDPKAPFGPAEDPLYITMPVQLVVADAGTHLTFYDNSWDGRVVLAEGEEGAGSGHDRPGTSEVRMDGGPLRCWVVVGTPARVLHGWAALTGAPALPPSWALGPQHARWGFGSEREVRRVVDGYRDHGLPLSVLHLDIDHYDGHRVFTVDRERFPDLPGLADELRERGVRLVSIVDPAVKAEPGEPVYEAGRAAGAFVRDDRGEEVHGVVWPGECVYPDFTDPAVREWWGALYEERLKQGFSGVWHDMNEPVSFAAFGDRTLPRSARHRLEGRGGDHREAHNVYGLTMARAGYEGLRRLRPEERPFLFSRSGWAGMQRYGGTWSGDVSTGWPGLRASLALVLGLGLCGVPYSGPDVGGFDGSPSPELFLRWYQLGAWLPLFRTHAAIDAGRREPWEFGPDVLAHARVALAERERMRPYFVTLSRLARMTGAPYVRPLWWGTPEDRALRDCEDAFLLGDSLLVAPVLSRGTDRRAVRLPRGRWYDTATGEAYEGPGQVLLDAPLSRIPVLARAGAVLPVRGEDGEDLVLEVWAPAPGRTGGGLVVRDTGDGWEPGEIERYQSRLVDGRVVVERVTDDGVTEPDLPVRVRGLGA; from the coding sequence ATGGACGGTCGTGGGCTGGTGCGCTCGGTGCGGGTGATGGGTTCGGTGCAGGGGTTGCGGGGGGTGCGTGCGGCGTGGCGGCAGCGGCGGACGGACGCGCGGGCGCTGCCGCGCCGGGGGGCGGAGCGGGCGCGGGTGCCGGGGCCGGTGGACGGGGTGGAGCCGGCGCCGGGCGGCGGGACCGTCCGGTTCGCCCGCTCGGAGCTGCGGATCTCGGTGTCGGCGGGCGGCACGGTGTTCTGGGGCTGGGACGGGGCCGGTCCGCTGCCCTCGTACGGTCTGGCCGGGGAGCCGCCGGAGCCGGACCCGCGGGCCGTTCTGGAGCCGGACACGGACGGCGGCTGGCGGGTGGTGTCGGAGCGGGTGACGGTCGCGGTGTCCCGGCACGGGGCGGTGGAGGTGCGCACACCGGGTGGGGTGGTGCTGCGCCGTGACCTGCCGCCGCGCTGGTGGGAGCCGGTGCGCGACGGGACGGCGGAGGCGGGTGCCGCGCGCTGGGTGCAGCGCAGTGAGGTGCCGGCCGACGCGCGGTTCTTCGGGCTGGGCGGGCGGGCGGCGGGGCCGCGGCTGCGGGACGGCTCGTACCGGCTGTGGAACACCGACCCCAAGGCGCCCTTCGGCCCGGCGGAGGACCCGCTGTACATCACCATGCCGGTGCAGCTGGTGGTGGCGGACGCGGGCACCCATCTGACGTTCTACGACAACTCCTGGGACGGGCGTGTGGTGCTCGCCGAGGGCGAGGAGGGCGCCGGTTCCGGCCATGACCGGCCCGGCACCAGCGAGGTGCGGATGGACGGCGGCCCGCTGCGCTGCTGGGTGGTGGTCGGCACCCCCGCGCGCGTGCTGCACGGCTGGGCGGCGCTCACCGGCGCGCCCGCGCTGCCGCCGTCCTGGGCGCTCGGCCCGCAGCACGCCCGCTGGGGCTTCGGCAGCGAGCGCGAGGTGCGGCGGGTGGTCGACGGCTACCGGGACCACGGCCTTCCGCTGTCCGTGCTGCACCTCGACATCGACCACTACGACGGACACCGGGTGTTCACGGTGGACCGGGAGCGCTTCCCCGACCTGCCGGGGCTCGCCGACGAGCTGCGCGAGCGGGGCGTGCGGCTGGTGTCGATCGTCGACCCCGCGGTGAAGGCGGAGCCGGGCGAGCCGGTGTACGAGGCGGGGCGGGCCGCCGGGGCGTTCGTCCGGGACGACCGGGGCGAGGAGGTCCACGGGGTGGTGTGGCCCGGGGAGTGCGTCTATCCGGACTTCACCGATCCGGCGGTGCGGGAGTGGTGGGGCGCGCTGTACGAGGAGCGCCTGAAGCAGGGCTTCTCCGGGGTGTGGCACGACATGAACGAGCCGGTGTCCTTCGCCGCGTTCGGCGACCGGACGCTGCCGCGCTCGGCCCGGCACCGCCTGGAGGGCCGCGGCGGCGACCACCGCGAGGCGCACAACGTCTACGGCCTGACGATGGCCCGCGCGGGATACGAGGGGCTGCGCCGGCTGCGGCCCGAGGAGCGGCCCTTCCTCTTCTCGCGGTCGGGCTGGGCGGGCATGCAGCGGTACGGCGGGACCTGGTCCGGCGACGTGTCGACCGGGTGGCCGGGGCTGCGCGCCTCGCTGGCGCTCGTGCTCGGCCTGGGGCTGTGCGGGGTGCCGTACTCGGGGCCGGACGTGGGCGGTTTCGACGGGAGCCCGTCGCCTGAGCTGTTCCTGCGCTGGTACCAGCTGGGGGCCTGGCTGCCGCTCTTCCGTACCCACGCGGCGATCGACGCGGGGCGGCGCGAGCCGTGGGAGTTCGGCCCGGACGTCCTCGCGCACGCGCGCGTGGCGCTGGCCGAGCGCGAGCGGATGCGGCCGTACTTCGTCACCCTGTCGCGGCTCGCGCGGATGACCGGCGCGCCCTATGTGCGGCCGCTGTGGTGGGGGACGCCGGAGGACCGGGCGCTGCGGGACTGCGAGGACGCCTTCCTGCTCGGCGACTCGCTGCTGGTCGCGCCGGTGCTGTCCCGGGGCACGGACCGGCGGGCGGTACGGCTGCCGCGCGGCCGCTGGTACGACACGGCGACCGGCGAGGCGTACGAGGGCCCCGGGCAGGTGCTCCTCGACGCACCGCTCTCACGGATCCCGGTGCTCGCCCGCGCGGGCGCGGTCCTCCCGGTGCGCGGCGAGGACGGCGAGGACCTGGTCCTGGAGGTGTGGGCCCCGGCCCCGGGCCGCACCGGCGGCGGCCTGGTGGTCCGCGACACCGGCGACGGCTGGGAGCCGGGCGAGATCGAGCGCTACCAGTCCCGCCTGGTGGACGGCCGGGTGGTGGTGGAGCGGGTCACGGACGACGGCGTGACGGAGCCGGACCTGCCGGTGCGGGTGCGGGGGCTGGGGGCGTAG